The Terriglobia bacterium genome includes a window with the following:
- a CDS encoding redoxin domain-containing protein, whose amino-acid sequence MPQPLVGQIVPEFTLLSTAGTWVRVSDYRGKRNLILIFCGAGNSASVRWVVRLVSELYAEFAAEEAEVFALVHGAGDEAEDLERSCNPLFPVLPDKERRAHELFGVRSSERHCFPAVCVIDRFGELRDVSRPAESQRSSFARDILEWVRYINLECPE is encoded by the coding sequence ATGCCGCAACCTTTGGTGGGCCAAATCGTACCGGAATTCACCTTGCTTTCTACAGCGGGAACGTGGGTTCGGGTGTCCGATTACCGGGGCAAGCGCAATCTGATTCTGATTTTTTGCGGGGCGGGTAACTCGGCATCAGTTCGATGGGTGGTGCGCCTGGTTTCAGAGCTGTACGCGGAGTTTGCAGCCGAAGAGGCGGAAGTCTTCGCCCTGGTCCACGGCGCTGGCGATGAGGCTGAAGACCTCGAGCGCAGTTGCAACCCGTTGTTCCCCGTTCTTCCGGACAAAGAGAGGCGTGCCCACGAACTTTTCGGGGTCCGATCATCGGAGCGGCATTGTTTCCCGGCCGTTTGCGTCATTGACCGCTTCGGCGAACTACGCGATGTGTCTCGCCCGGCAGAATCGCAGCGTTCGAGTTTCGCGCGCGATATTCTCGAATGGGTCCGCTACATCAATCTGGAATGCCCTGAGTGA
- a CDS encoding DUF488 domain-containing protein: MKGGHAATMEQEPLVIYTIGHSTRALPAFLELLHGHGIKQLVDVRTIPRSRKNPQYNADSLPQALREAQIRYAHLATLGGLRRATRDSVNTGWRNASFRGFADYMRGSEFEKGLERLIELGSARPAAFMCAEAVPWRCHRSLIADALVVRGIHVRHILSATQVREHTLTSFAEVKEGRISYPESPGPSA, from the coding sequence ATGAAAGGCGGACACGCGGCAACCATGGAGCAAGAGCCGCTGGTTATCTACACGATTGGCCATTCGACCCGCGCGCTGCCTGCATTCCTCGAATTATTGCACGGCCACGGAATCAAGCAGCTTGTGGACGTCCGCACCATTCCCCGTTCGCGCAAGAACCCGCAGTACAACGCCGATAGCCTCCCGCAGGCTCTCCGCGAAGCTCAAATCCGATACGCCCACCTTGCCACGCTGGGCGGGTTGCGACGCGCGACGCGCGATTCGGTCAACACGGGATGGAGGAACGCATCCTTCCGCGGTTTCGCCGACTACATGCGCGGGTCAGAATTCGAGAAGGGACTGGAGCGACTGATAGAACTGGGTTCGGCGCGGCCAGCAGCTTTCATGTGTGCTGAGGCTGTCCCGTGGCGCTGCCATCGCTCGCTGATCGCAGACGCGCTTGTCGTGCGGGGTATCCACGTCAGGCATATCCTCAGCGCCACTCAAGTCCGGGAGCACACGCTGACGTCGTTCGCCGAAGTAAAGGAGGGGCGAATTTCATATCCCGAAAGCCCCGGCCCCTCGGCGTAG
- a CDS encoding DUF5054 domain-containing protein, whose amino-acid sequence MERREFIRDLLLAGGALACRPGLELAGPAPPAANAVKRVLVAFTCHLDVGFTNTQAAVIAKYFDQYYPAAMQTANTLRDGSDDRYIWSTGSWLLYEYLEHLTGAAQSRAEQAIGRGDMAWYAVPFNLETEMLDRSMLEGAMGISRALDWRFGKSTVGAKMSDVPGHTRGLVAPFAANGVKLLDIGVNGASTVPEVPPLFVWKEPQGASITMMYHHGYGGVLQVPGSDLAVAIDVRNDNAGPHSVAQVKKIYTGLRKQFPNAKVSAANLSEIALAVEPYKANLPVVTQEIGDTWIYGVASDPVKVARYRGVMRMRKQWLAEGKFKPGDSTDLRLLQHLLLPPEHTWGVDTKRLKDYVHYTPKALARVVDGPRFRWAEDSWAEKRKDIDQAVQSLPAALRSEALARLRALEPKAPDRTRLSPYAAGSEFETTHYTVALDPETGAIHRLRLKDGGRDWASADHPLGLFAYQTLSAKDYEDYRAAYIIAKTWWAPMDFGKPGIEKFGAESRVWLPRVAGCWAGKDGDGFRIVTELQITDAEAERADRVAWPKQIYLDLLFSDSEPAAHVDFTCLGKAANRLPEAMWLSFLPKAPEQQGWTLDKVDQQISPFDVVKGGNRHMHAVTSGIYYKDSHGSFTIETLDAPAVALGERSPIFYSTDQPDITKGFHFSLFNNAWGTNYIQWFGEDTRFRFILRAT is encoded by the coding sequence GTGGAACGTCGGGAATTCATCAGAGATCTGCTGCTTGCGGGCGGAGCGCTGGCCTGCCGCCCCGGGCTCGAGCTTGCGGGCCCTGCGCCGCCGGCTGCCAACGCGGTCAAGCGCGTTCTGGTCGCCTTCACCTGTCATCTGGACGTGGGTTTCACCAATACGCAGGCGGCTGTCATCGCAAAATACTTTGATCAGTATTATCCTGCCGCCATGCAGACTGCGAATACTCTACGGGACGGGAGTGACGATCGCTATATTTGGTCAACGGGCTCCTGGCTGCTTTACGAATACCTTGAGCACCTCACTGGCGCAGCACAATCGCGGGCCGAACAGGCGATTGGGAGGGGCGACATGGCCTGGTACGCCGTGCCCTTCAACCTGGAAACCGAGATGCTTGACCGCTCGATGCTCGAAGGCGCAATGGGAATCTCAAGGGCGCTCGACTGGCGCTTCGGTAAGTCCACAGTCGGCGCAAAGATGAGCGATGTCCCGGGCCACACTCGCGGGCTGGTGGCGCCGTTTGCCGCAAACGGCGTGAAGCTGCTCGACATTGGAGTCAATGGCGCGAGCACCGTGCCCGAAGTTCCGCCGCTATTCGTCTGGAAGGAGCCCCAGGGCGCGTCGATTACCATGATGTACCACCATGGCTACGGCGGTGTCCTCCAGGTCCCGGGCTCGGACCTGGCGGTGGCAATCGACGTTCGAAACGACAACGCTGGTCCGCATTCCGTCGCGCAAGTGAAGAAAATCTACACCGGCCTGCGAAAGCAATTCCCCAACGCAAAAGTGAGCGCCGCCAATCTCAGCGAAATCGCTCTGGCCGTTGAACCCTATAAGGCCAACCTGCCGGTGGTGACCCAGGAGATCGGCGACACCTGGATTTACGGGGTGGCCAGCGACCCGGTGAAAGTGGCACGGTATCGTGGAGTGATGCGCATGCGCAAGCAGTGGCTCGCCGAGGGTAAGTTCAAACCTGGCGATTCGACGGACCTCCGCCTGTTGCAGCACCTGCTGCTTCCTCCCGAACACACGTGGGGAGTTGATACAAAGCGGCTAAAGGATTACGTGCATTACACTCCGAAAGCGCTTGCCAGGGTGGTTGACGGTCCGCGGTTTCGATGGGCGGAAGACAGTTGGGCGGAAAAGCGGAAAGACATTGACCAGGCGGTCCAGAGTCTGCCGGCTGCCTTGCGGAGCGAGGCCCTGGCCCGCCTTCGCGCCCTCGAACCGAAGGCCCCCGACAGAACCCGACTCAGCCCGTACGCCGCAGGTTCAGAATTCGAAACGACCCATTACACTGTTGCCCTCGATCCCGAAACCGGCGCTATCCATCGGCTGCGCCTCAAAGACGGAGGCCGGGACTGGGCTTCAGCAGATCATCCGCTGGGATTGTTCGCCTATCAGACCCTTTCGGCGAAGGACTATGAAGATTATCGCGCCGCCTATATCATTGCGAAGACGTGGTGGGCTCCGATGGACTTCGGCAAGCCTGGCATCGAGAAGTTCGGCGCCGAGAGTCGCGTGTGGCTGCCGCGAGTGGCCGGGTGCTGGGCCGGCAAAGACGGCGACGGTTTTCGGATTGTCACTGAACTGCAAATCACCGACGCCGAAGCCGAGCGCGCTGATCGAGTCGCTTGGCCGAAGCAGATTTACCTTGACCTTCTCTTCTCTGACTCAGAACCCGCAGCCCACGTGGACTTCACCTGTCTCGGAAAGGCCGCCAATCGCCTGCCGGAAGCGATGTGGCTCAGCTTTCTGCCAAAGGCGCCGGAACAGCAAGGATGGACGCTCGATAAAGTCGACCAGCAGATTTCTCCCTTCGACGTGGTGAAGGGCGGCAATCGTCACATGCACGCGGTCACCAGCGGCATCTACTACAAAGATTCGCATGGAAGTTTTACGATCGAGACACTGGACGCGCCGGCGGTGGCGCTGGGCGAGCGGTCGCCGATTTTCTACTCGACCGACCAGCCTGACATCACGAAGGGATTTCACTTCAGCCTGTTCAATAACGCCTGGGGCACAAACTATATCCAGTGGTTTGGAGAGGACACGCGGTTCCGGTTCATTCTGAGGGCGACGTGA
- a CDS encoding M81 family metallopeptidase → MKRRAFLKTTAMAALGAPLAGFAAPQAGGGAEPKRVAFGGIRIECSTYTPILTRTEDFAVSRGQTLADMPFFSMLKKYPYPFQPTLLADAVPGGAVEAKTYQKLKSEFLDRVKALLPLDGLYLAMHGAMSVEGMQDGDGDWIASAREVVGKGCLITASFDLHGSLSHRIIDSLDMLSAYRTAPHIDREETTQRACDMLVRCLDQRIRPTLVWSPIPVLMPGERSSTRYQPAKRLWAQLPGINAQPGVLDASLLVGYVWADEPKCTASAVLTGTQPAALKKDALSLAQQYWDARKEFQFGVPTGPLDEVIDKAVSLQTHPVVISDSGDNPTAGGTDDRADVLAALLQRHVRSVVIAGICDKPATDACYRAGAGRTVPLNIGATLDPNASKPVHARARVQFLSHRDDPLGRQAVIETEGISVVLTERRRPFHYIKDFTSLGLEPTRFKIIVVKAGYLEPEINKIANPNLMALTEGSVDQDIVNLTNYHRIPSYPFQPDLKWKPFVVVSARSPRKA, encoded by the coding sequence TTGAAACGCAGAGCGTTTTTGAAAACCACAGCGATGGCGGCATTGGGCGCTCCATTGGCAGGCTTCGCGGCGCCTCAAGCCGGCGGTGGCGCGGAACCCAAACGCGTGGCCTTTGGTGGCATTCGAATTGAGTGCAGCACTTACACGCCCATTCTCACCCGCACGGAGGATTTTGCCGTAAGCCGGGGACAGACGCTGGCGGACATGCCGTTCTTCAGCATGTTGAAGAAATATCCTTATCCCTTCCAGCCCACCCTGCTGGCTGACGCCGTGCCCGGCGGTGCGGTGGAAGCGAAGACATATCAGAAGCTGAAGTCTGAATTTCTCGATCGTGTCAAAGCGCTGCTCCCACTGGACGGCCTCTATCTTGCCATGCACGGCGCCATGTCAGTAGAAGGCATGCAGGACGGCGACGGTGACTGGATTGCTTCCGCCCGGGAAGTGGTTGGCAAGGGCTGCCTCATTACCGCCAGCTTTGACCTGCACGGAAGCCTCAGCCATCGAATCATCGACAGTCTGGACATGCTTTCAGCCTACCGGACGGCCCCGCACATTGACCGCGAGGAAACCACGCAGCGCGCCTGCGACATGCTGGTCCGTTGTCTCGATCAGCGTATTCGCCCCACCCTGGTCTGGTCACCCATTCCGGTGCTGATGCCGGGCGAGCGCAGCAGCACGCGCTACCAGCCTGCCAAGCGGTTATGGGCGCAACTGCCCGGCATTAATGCCCAACCGGGCGTGCTGGACGCTTCGCTGTTGGTAGGATACGTGTGGGCCGACGAGCCGAAGTGTACGGCCAGCGCCGTTCTCACCGGCACGCAGCCCGCCGCGCTAAAGAAAGATGCTCTATCGCTCGCGCAGCAATACTGGGACGCTAGAAAGGAGTTCCAGTTCGGCGTGCCCACGGGACCGCTCGATGAAGTCATCGATAAAGCAGTGAGTCTGCAAACGCATCCGGTGGTGATTTCCGATTCGGGAGACAACCCGACCGCCGGCGGTACCGATGATCGCGCGGACGTGCTGGCGGCGCTGCTCCAGCGCCACGTCCGCAGTGTGGTGATCGCCGGCATCTGCGACAAGCCTGCCACCGATGCCTGTTATCGGGCCGGTGCGGGCCGAACCGTCCCGCTTAACATTGGCGCAACCCTTGACCCCAACGCCAGCAAGCCCGTACACGCCAGAGCTCGAGTGCAATTTCTGTCGCACAGGGACGACCCGCTCGGCCGGCAAGCCGTGATTGAGACTGAAGGAATCTCGGTGGTCCTGACAGAGCGGCGGCGTCCTTTCCACTATATCAAGGATTTTACGTCGCTGGGACTCGAACCCACCAGATTCAAGATTATTGTGGTCAAGGCCGGTTATCTGGAGCCTGAAATTAACAAAATCGCCAATCCCAACCTCATGGCCCTCACTGAAGGATCTGTCGACCAGGACATAGTGAACCTAACCAATTACCACCGGATTCCCAGCTATCCCTTCCAGCCGGACCTGAAATGGAAGCCCTTTGTTGTGGTCTCCGCGCGGTCACCGCGAAAGGCGTAG
- a CDS encoding sugar porter family MFS transporter, with protein sequence MQANDMKLSRYLIKSTVVAALGGLLFGFDTAVISGTTRALTITYRLTPGLLGMTVAIALWGAIVGATTAGIPGDRFGRRNSLRVLAGLYLASALGCAFAWGWYPLLFFRFLGGLGIGGSSVLGPMYIAEISPAKWRGRLVGFFQFNIVFGILLAYFSNYIIALMQPGPTDWRWKLGIAAIPAALFLGMLFGIPRSPRWLVEKKRLDEARTVLLQVGEENAEQELNDILESMHLERKKEPLFAGKYRLPIFLAVSIGVFNQLSGINAILYYLNDIFAHAGFSGLSGDIQAVAVGATNLLFTIIAMAVIDRLGRKMLLLIGSVGMAACLAGVAVVFFTSAHENLLLWLLIGFIAFFGFSQGAVIWVYLSEVFPNRVRAKGQSLGSFSHWFMNALISWSFPLMAASSGAYPFAFFAAMMVLQFFVVLFIYPETKGITLEDMQKKLGIA encoded by the coding sequence ATTCAAGCGAATGACATGAAGCTGAGCCGATACCTGATCAAGAGCACCGTTGTGGCGGCGCTGGGCGGCCTTCTATTTGGTTTTGATACGGCCGTAATTTCCGGAACAACGCGCGCACTGACCATCACCTATAGACTCACGCCCGGCCTGTTGGGCATGACGGTGGCCATCGCGCTTTGGGGCGCCATAGTTGGGGCGACGACTGCCGGAATCCCCGGGGATCGGTTCGGACGCCGCAACAGCCTGCGCGTGCTGGCCGGCCTGTACCTGGCTTCGGCGCTGGGCTGCGCTTTCGCCTGGGGATGGTATCCGCTTCTGTTCTTCCGTTTCCTGGGCGGGCTGGGCATTGGCGGCTCTTCCGTCCTGGGCCCGATGTACATCGCAGAAATCTCACCGGCAAAGTGGCGCGGGCGACTGGTTGGCTTCTTCCAGTTCAACATCGTGTTTGGAATTCTGCTTGCTTATTTCTCCAACTACATCATCGCGCTGATGCAGCCTGGCCCGACCGACTGGCGGTGGAAGCTGGGCATTGCCGCCATCCCGGCCGCACTTTTTCTAGGAATGCTGTTTGGGATTCCTCGAAGCCCGCGCTGGCTGGTCGAGAAAAAACGATTGGACGAAGCGCGAACGGTGCTCCTGCAGGTGGGGGAAGAGAATGCCGAGCAAGAACTGAATGACATTCTCGAATCGATGCACCTTGAGCGCAAGAAGGAACCTTTGTTCGCAGGAAAATACCGGCTGCCGATTTTTCTCGCGGTGTCGATCGGCGTGTTCAACCAGCTTTCCGGCATCAATGCCATTCTTTATTATTTGAACGACATCTTTGCGCACGCGGGGTTCAGTGGGCTGTCGGGCGATATTCAGGCCGTAGCCGTGGGCGCCACCAACCTTCTGTTCACGATCATCGCCATGGCGGTGATTGATCGCCTGGGGCGCAAGATGCTGTTGTTGATCGGGTCCGTTGGCATGGCTGCCTGCCTGGCGGGCGTGGCGGTCGTTTTCTTCACCTCGGCGCATGAAAATCTGCTGTTGTGGCTGCTCATCGGCTTCATCGCGTTCTTCGGGTTCTCGCAAGGGGCCGTCATCTGGGTCTACCTCAGCGAGGTATTCCCCAATCGCGTTCGAGCCAAGGGCCAGAGCCTGGGTAGCTTCTCGCACTGGTTCATGAATGCGCTTATCTCGTGGAGTTTTCCCCTGATGGCAGCATCGTCCGGCGCCTATCCGTTCGCCTTCTTTGCCGCCATGATGGTGCTGCAGTTCTTTGTGGTCCTTTTCATCTACCCGGAAACCAAAGGCATCACGCTCGAGGACATGCAAAAGAAGCTGGGGATTGCATAG
- a CDS encoding PfkB family carbohydrate kinase produces MKIVSIGEVLWDVIGGEEHLGGAPFNFAAHASRLGHEVHFISAVGRDERGDRVLEHMTQMKLSTRFVRRAEGLPTGTASVMLDRKGQPSFRIEHPAAYDFPELSAADFKELFSPAPDWIYFGTLHQMSSQARDVTGKLLAAQGGARRFYDINLRPSCYTPHLVRELMAQATVVKLNAEEVPVVGRMCGWSHSNLEDFCRKYSTFFGWEAVCVTRGAEGCALLVGEKFISARGYPVKVVDAVGAGDAFAAAFLHGLGSQWPAGQVADFANRVGALVASRPGAIPPWTTDEIKTLGK; encoded by the coding sequence ATGAAAATTGTCAGCATCGGCGAAGTGTTGTGGGACGTCATCGGTGGCGAGGAGCATCTTGGCGGCGCACCGTTCAACTTTGCCGCCCATGCCAGCAGGCTTGGGCACGAGGTCCACTTTATCAGCGCGGTCGGACGCGATGAGCGGGGCGACCGGGTGCTCGAACACATGACCCAAATGAAACTTTCCACCCGCTTCGTTCGCCGTGCGGAAGGTTTACCGACCGGCACCGCATCCGTCATGCTTGATCGCAAAGGCCAGCCGAGCTTCCGCATCGAACATCCGGCCGCGTACGACTTTCCGGAGTTGTCGGCTGCGGACTTTAAGGAACTGTTTTCTCCCGCTCCGGACTGGATTTATTTTGGAACACTTCATCAGATGAGTTCACAGGCCCGTGACGTCACGGGTAAGCTGCTTGCCGCACAAGGTGGCGCGCGGCGCTTTTATGACATTAACCTCCGCCCCTCTTGCTATACGCCGCACCTTGTCCGTGAACTCATGGCACAGGCCACTGTCGTCAAGCTGAATGCCGAAGAGGTGCCCGTGGTCGGCCGTATGTGCGGCTGGTCGCATTCCAACCTGGAAGACTTCTGCCGTAAGTACTCCACTTTTTTTGGCTGGGAAGCTGTATGCGTGACGCGGGGAGCCGAAGGCTGTGCTTTGCTGGTTGGCGAAAAATTTATCAGTGCCCGAGGTTACCCCGTGAAAGTGGTTGATGCGGTCGGCGCGGGTGATGCTTTCGCGGCAGCGTTCCTCCATGGGCTGGGTAGCCAATGGCCTGCCGGGCAGGTGGCGGATTTTGCGAATCGCGTCGGAGCACTGGTCGCCAGCCGCCCGGGCGCCATTCCTCCCTGGACCACTGACGAAATCAAAACGCTGGGCAAGTGA
- a CDS encoding tetratricopeptide repeat protein, which translates to MKFMSARKILGLVFAFAALGMAMPIYAQTGGVQGKAIQQDGQPCAKCIVLIDRLDIKSTYKTKTGKKGEFVYIGLPIGNYKITLQSPTGQTLYYIEKHIGLGEPTDVDFDLPKEMAQQQQQRQDEMKKNPEMAKQAEEQAKQEKQYKGLKQYFDEGNAMYTQGQYKEAAAAFEQALTLAKEKNVPVVLARLADSYAKAKENDKAVETYQKAIQLTPDDAALHNNLGSVYASTGKLPEAYAEFEKAATLDPTNAGRYYFNVGAILYNSGKMDDALTAFKKVISLDPKNADAYYLEGQALMGKATMTADGKVKAPDGTVEAFQQYLTLDPNGPNAEAAKEMIATIQGSVSTQYKKKK; encoded by the coding sequence ATGAAGTTTATGTCAGCGCGGAAGATTTTGGGTTTGGTTTTTGCTTTCGCAGCTTTGGGGATGGCGATGCCAATCTATGCCCAGACCGGCGGCGTGCAGGGAAAGGCCATACAGCAGGATGGCCAGCCGTGCGCCAAGTGCATTGTTCTCATCGACCGGCTGGACATCAAGTCGACTTATAAGACCAAGACGGGCAAGAAGGGAGAATTCGTGTACATCGGATTGCCCATTGGAAATTATAAGATTACCCTGCAAAGCCCCACCGGGCAGACGTTGTATTACATCGAGAAGCATATCGGCCTTGGCGAGCCCACCGACGTCGATTTTGATCTCCCGAAGGAAATGGCACAGCAACAGCAGCAGCGGCAGGATGAGATGAAGAAGAACCCTGAAATGGCCAAGCAGGCTGAAGAGCAGGCCAAGCAGGAAAAGCAGTATAAAGGGCTTAAGCAGTATTTTGATGAGGGAAATGCTATGTATACGCAGGGGCAATACAAGGAGGCTGCCGCAGCTTTTGAACAGGCGCTCACGTTGGCCAAGGAGAAAAACGTCCCTGTGGTGCTGGCGCGCCTGGCCGACAGCTACGCCAAGGCCAAGGAGAACGATAAGGCTGTGGAAACGTACCAGAAGGCCATTCAGTTGACCCCCGATGACGCCGCTCTTCACAACAATCTGGGCAGCGTTTATGCCTCGACCGGCAAGCTTCCGGAGGCGTACGCGGAATTCGAGAAAGCTGCGACGCTTGACCCAACCAATGCCGGCCGTTACTACTTCAACGTCGGCGCAATCCTGTACAACTCAGGGAAAATGGATGACGCGCTTACTGCTTTCAAGAAGGTCATCAGCCTGGATCCCAAAAATGCGGATGCATACTATCTTGAAGGGCAGGCCTTGATGGGCAAGGCCACGATGACCGCGGACGGCAAAGTAAAGGCTCCCGACGGCACCGTCGAGGCCTTCCAGCAATATCTTACGCTTGATCCCAATGGGCCGAACGCCGAGGCCGCCAAAGAGATGATCGCGACAATTCAGGGATCGGTGTCGACGCAGTACAAGAAGAAAAAGTAG
- the queC gene encoding 7-cyano-7-deazaguanine synthase QueC, which translates to MNDRQARRQRPLAVVLSSGGMDSCVTTAIANLENRLALLHLLYGQRTEGRELEAFNALADFYQIERRLVCRLEHLKQIGGSSLTDPTIPVDAANLERREIPSSYVPFRNAHFLSVAVSWSEVIGARKIFIGAVAEDSSGYPDCRPEYYEAFNRVVEVGTKPDTRIEIVTPVIQMRKSQIIQKGIELAAPLHLTWSCYQRQDVACGVCDSCALRLRAFQEAGLEDPIAYAVRPRYTPLPSPAS; encoded by the coding sequence CTGAATGATCGTCAAGCCCGCCGCCAGCGGCCCTTGGCGGTGGTCCTGTCCAGCGGCGGCATGGACAGTTGTGTGACCACGGCGATCGCCAATCTGGAAAATCGGCTGGCTCTCCTGCATCTGCTCTACGGGCAGCGGACCGAGGGCAGGGAGCTGGAGGCTTTCAATGCGCTCGCGGACTTCTATCAGATTGAGCGGCGCCTCGTCTGCCGGCTCGAGCACCTGAAACAGATTGGAGGATCAAGCCTTACCGATCCCACCATCCCGGTCGATGCTGCAAACCTGGAACGCCGGGAAATTCCCTCGAGTTACGTGCCGTTCCGCAACGCGCATTTTCTTTCCGTGGCTGTTTCATGGAGTGAGGTCATTGGGGCCCGCAAAATTTTTATCGGGGCAGTGGCGGAAGACAGTTCTGGTTATCCGGATTGCCGCCCCGAGTATTACGAGGCATTCAACCGTGTGGTTGAAGTTGGGACCAAGCCGGATACCCGCATCGAAATTGTGACGCCGGTTATCCAGATGCGCAAGAGTCAGATTATTCAGAAAGGGATTGAGCTTGCCGCCCCTCTGCATCTTACCTGGTCGTGCTATCAGCGGCAGGATGTGGCCTGCGGCGTCTGCGATAGCTGCGCGCTGCGCTTGAGGGCCTTCCAGGAGGCGGGCCTGGAAGACCCTATTGCCTATGCGGTCCGTCCACGATACACTCCGCTACCGTCCCCTGCAAGCTGA
- a CDS encoding radical SAM protein yields MVITEIFKSIQGESSFAGLPCIFVRLTGCNLRCHWCDTAYAFHGGEKMTPDQVLGRVREMGGKMVELTGGEPLLQKETIGLADSLLAEGYRVLIETSGERFVGDLARPVVKIVDVKCPGSGECGKYNLANLDVLERKDQIKFVILDERDYLFARGFMETHRLAGLVDEIIFSPVFGRLPPVQLAEWILRDNLDVRLGLQIHKFIWDPDTRGV; encoded by the coding sequence ATGGTCATAACCGAAATTTTCAAATCAATCCAGGGCGAGTCCTCATTTGCCGGCTTGCCCTGCATTTTCGTTCGCCTCACCGGGTGCAACTTGCGCTGCCACTGGTGTGATACGGCCTACGCTTTCCATGGGGGGGAGAAAATGACCCCGGACCAGGTGCTGGGCCGTGTAAGGGAGATGGGCGGAAAGATGGTGGAACTGACCGGAGGTGAGCCGCTGCTTCAGAAGGAGACGATCGGGCTTGCTGACAGCCTGCTGGCAGAAGGCTATCGAGTTCTGATTGAAACCAGCGGCGAACGTTTTGTAGGTGACCTTGCCCGGCCCGTCGTAAAGATAGTCGATGTGAAATGCCCCGGAAGCGGCGAGTGTGGAAAGTATAATCTTGCGAACCTCGATGTGCTGGAGCGAAAAGATCAAATAAAGTTTGTGATACTTGATGAGAGGGACTATCTTTTTGCCCGCGGATTTATGGAGACCCATCGCCTGGCCGGGCTTGTGGATGAGATCATTTTCTCGCCGGTTTTTGGCCGGTTGCCTCCCGTGCAGCTTGCCGAGTGGATCTTGCGCGACAATCTCGATGTACGGCTGGGTCTCCAGATCCACAAGTTTATCTGGGACCCGGACACACGAGGGGTGTAA
- a CDS encoding VOC family protein: MKVGFLYLLASLMAVPSTGAGAAVRRPKILGIAHVAFYVSNLPKALAYYKEFLGFAGPYDLRENDGTVRVAFIKINDYQHLELLPEPPGNDGMLSHIAFYTDDAEQLRRYLIFRGIQAPARVAKGKTGDESFTVKDPDGHMVEFVEYQSDGWAMKGKGKEMPRTRVSDHIMHIGFTVGKLAESKAFYGDALGLKEFWRGSSDGVTLSWVDLRVPDGNDYVELMLYKDLPPQNKRGGANHISLMTLDINKAVAKLRSRAASVGYTRKIEVHVGHNRQRQSNFFDPDGTRTELMEPFTIDGKPTPPSTAPPPR; this comes from the coding sequence GTGAAAGTTGGATTCTTATATTTGCTGGCAAGCCTCATGGCGGTTCCATCCACCGGCGCCGGCGCCGCCGTGAGGCGCCCGAAAATCCTGGGCATTGCTCACGTGGCTTTTTATGTGAGCAACCTGCCCAAGGCGCTGGCCTACTACAAAGAATTTCTGGGCTTTGCCGGGCCTTACGACCTGCGGGAAAATGACGGGACGGTCCGCGTCGCCTTTATCAAGATTAACGACTATCAGCATTTGGAACTCCTTCCCGAGCCGCCCGGAAACGACGGAATGCTCAGCCACATTGCCTTTTACACCGATGATGCCGAACAGCTTCGTCGTTATCTGATCTTCCGCGGCATCCAGGCGCCTGCAAGGGTCGCGAAGGGAAAAACCGGGGACGAGAGTTTTACAGTTAAGGATCCCGATGGCCATATGGTGGAGTTTGTGGAATACCAGTCTGATGGCTGGGCCATGAAGGGGAAAGGCAAGGAGATGCCGCGCACTCGGGTCTCAGACCACATTATGCACATTGGATTTACGGTGGGCAAGCTTGCGGAGTCCAAGGCGTTCTATGGAGACGCCCTTGGCCTCAAGGAATTCTGGCGCGGCAGTTCGGACGGAGTCACCCTGAGCTGGGTTGATCTGCGCGTGCCCGACGGGAACGACTATGTTGAGCTGATGCTTTATAAAGATCTGCCTCCACAGAATAAGCGAGGTGGAGCAAACCACATCTCGCTGATGACCCTGGATATTAACAAGGCGGTGGCCAAGCTGCGGTCTCGCGCCGCTTCCGTGGGATACACTCGCAAGATAGAAGTCCACGTGGGGCACAACCGCCAACGCCAGTCAAATTTTTTTGACCCTGACGGTACCCGTACCGAGCTAATGGAGCCATTCACGATCGACGGCAAACCGACACCGCCCTCCACTGCCCCGCCACCGAGGTAG